In Paenibacillus hexagrammi, the following are encoded in one genomic region:
- a CDS encoding response regulator transcription factor, producing the protein MELNASILVVDDEERIRRLLRMYLEKEGYIIEEAEDGETALRMAVDSDYDLILLDVMLPGIDGIEVCARLRQVKSTPVIMLTAKGEETNRVSGFEVGADDYVVKPFSPREVIYRVKAILRRSSATAYLSKDASSSNNIVFPNLVIEHDAHRVTAGGQEVALTPKEYELLHYLAVSPDKVFSREELLKDVWNYEFFGDLRTVDTHVKRLREKLNKVSPDAAAMITTVWGVGYKLEVPK; encoded by the coding sequence ATGGAATTGAATGCAAGTATTTTAGTAGTAGATGACGAAGAACGGATCCGCAGACTGCTGCGCATGTACCTGGAAAAGGAGGGCTACATCATCGAAGAGGCTGAAGACGGTGAAACAGCGCTTCGTATGGCCGTGGATTCGGATTACGATTTGATTTTGCTCGATGTCATGCTGCCCGGTATTGATGGTATCGAAGTATGCGCAAGACTCCGTCAAGTCAAGTCTACACCGGTTATTATGCTTACAGCTAAGGGCGAAGAGACGAACCGGGTCAGCGGGTTTGAGGTCGGTGCGGATGACTATGTAGTTAAGCCGTTCAGTCCGCGTGAAGTGATATATCGGGTGAAAGCTATTCTTCGACGCTCTTCGGCGACCGCGTATCTATCTAAGGATGCTAGCTCGAGCAACAACATTGTATTTCCAAATCTCGTAATCGAGCATGACGCTCACCGCGTAACCGCTGGGGGGCAAGAGGTGGCGCTAACACCTAAGGAATATGAGCTCCTGCATTACCTGGCGGTTTCGCCGGACAAGGTCTTCTCCCGCGAAGAGCTGCTGAAGGACGTATGGAATTACGAGTTTTTTGGTGATCTTCGTACGGTAGATACCCATGTCAAGCGTTTGCGTGAAAAATTAAACAAAGTATCCCCGGATGCTGCAGCTATGATCACAACGGTGTGGGGAGTAGGCTATAAGCTAGAGGTGCCCAAATAA